In Gilliamella sp. B3022, the sequence CCGAGTTTAGCTGGTTTATTATCGGGCCAGTTTCAGCAAACCCCTGATGGAAATTCGGTGATCTATATTGGTAATGTCGATAAAAATAATTTGGAAAATATCTTTATTGCTCAAATTAATCCGAAAAACAATCAGCGACCTTCAATCATTATCGCCAATAAGGGGAGAACAGCAAATGATGCAGAAGGCAATCAAGTTATCACTCTTGATGATGCTAATCGCTATGAAGGTACGGCGCAACTAAAAGATTTTCGTATATCGAACTTTCACAATTATATGGGTATTATTAAACCTAAAGAACTCGATTCTAATAATGATGAAATCAGCAATGTTCAACAATTTGGTTTAACTGACTTATACAAAACAAAAACACAAAAAGCTCAAGCTGAGTTTTATTGGCGGCTAACCCTTATTATTTCTGTTCCGCTCATGGCATTTTTGGTGATTCCTCTTAGTGTATCAAATCCAAGACAAGGGCGATTAACACAAATTCTTCCTGCATTATTGCTCTATTTGGTCTATTTTTTATTAGCCAGTTCGATTAAAGCCAATGCAGGTAAGGGACGTTTAGATCCAGCCTTATGGTTTTATATTATCAATCTAGGGTATTTTGTTCTTGCCATAATGTTAAATTGTTGGGATAACTTATTTATGCGTAAACTTCGTTTAAAATATATTGCATCATAAAGGAGAAAAGGATGTTTTCGATTTTAGATCGCTATATTGGTAAAACCATTATCAGTACTATCGGCATTAGCCTGTTTTTATTAATTAGCCTATCAGGCATTATCCGTTTTATTGATCAGTTAAGAAAGATAAAAGTTGATTACGATGCTTTTGCTGTAGGTATTTATTCTCTATTGATGGTACCGAAAGATTTAGAAGTTTTTTTTCCAATGGCTGCATTGCTTGGTGCTTTAATTGGATTAGGAATGTTAGCTTCTCGTAGTGAATTGATAGTTATGGAAACGGCAGGATTCAGTCGTTTCAAAATTGCCCTAGCAGTCATGAAGACAGCGTTACCACTAGTACTTCTCACTATGGCTATTGGAGAATGGGTTGCACCTATTAGTGAGCAAACAGCACGAAATATGCGTTCAGAAAAACTCTATGGCAGTTCATTAATGGCACAACAAGGTAGCTTATGGACTAAAGATGGCAATGATTATATCTATATAGGTCATGTCAATGGCGACAGTTCAATATCCAACATTGATATCTATTCGGTAGATAATAATAAATTATTATCAATAACTCATGCCGATAATGGTGTATTCAAAAATAATGTTTGGATATTATCCCAAATTGAAAAAAGCGATTTAACTCAACAGAATAAAATTCAAACAAGCAACATTCTTTCCATGGAATGGAAAACCAATATTACCCCTGACAAGTTAAGCATTGTGGCATTTGATCCCGATTCTCTTTCTGCTTCTGGGCTATACCAATATTCACAATATTTAAAAAGCTCAGGTCAAGATACTAAAAATTATGATTTACTTTTTTGGAAGAAAATAATTAAACCGCTTTCGGTTGCTGTTATGATGTTGCTTGCACTGTCCTTTATTTTTGGGCCTTTGCGTAGCGTTTCGATGGGAGT encodes:
- the lptF gene encoding LPS export ABC transporter permease LptF; protein product: MIIRRYLVKETLKTQGAILFILLLIFFSQKLIRILSSAIEGNVPRDLIMPLLVLGVSNMADLILPLSLFLGVLVTFGRLYSDSEMVAMHACGVKKNLNYQVVFFLCILTCTLTTINCLWFGPWSSLKQDQLVENAKINPSLAGLLSGQFQQTPDGNSVIYIGNVDKNNLENIFIAQINPKNNQRPSIIIANKGRTANDAEGNQVITLDDANRYEGTAQLKDFRISNFHNYMGIIKPKELDSNNDEISNVQQFGLTDLYKTKTQKAQAEFYWRLTLIISVPLMAFLVIPLSVSNPRQGRLTQILPALLLYLVYFLLASSIKANAGKGRLDPALWFYIINLGYFVLAIMLNCWDNLFMRKLRLKYIAS
- the lptG gene encoding LPS export ABC transporter permease LptG is translated as MFSILDRYIGKTIISTIGISLFLLISLSGIIRFIDQLRKIKVDYDAFAVGIYSLLMVPKDLEVFFPMAALLGALIGLGMLASRSELIVMETAGFSRFKIALAVMKTALPLVLLTMAIGEWVAPISEQTARNMRSEKLYGSSLMAQQGSLWTKDGNDYIYIGHVNGDSSISNIDIYSVDNNKLLSITHADNGVFKNNVWILSQIEKSDLTQQNKIQTSNILSMEWKTNITPDKLSIVAFDPDSLSASGLYQYSQYLKSSGQDTKNYDLLFWKKIIKPLSVAVMMLLALSFIFGPLRSVSMGVRVIIGISCGFIFYIADNLFAQASIVIGIYPIIGSMLTSLVFLLISYILFKRKN